A DNA window from Plasmodium relictum strain SGS1 genome assembly, contig: PRELSG_00_v1_273, whole genome shotgun sequence contains the following coding sequences:
- a CDS encoding fam-h protein, whose translation MNRKKNVISNIILYLRYHSLVAKDFLITDMPTLKIYNKKEKKKVLNYLMRFFMFTFLVWISQCFDTWVSFRSCNHENELKNVLNLGIKRSLTENKNIAMPAEEGSKFCEHVVVTEGTLESWNEQNAIRGSIDAKEGNGIEIKEKNQKVKFNERILGIFKNNFELIILFVVFILSIFSFIFSIIDVTTNIYIYFPIDEMSILSILIFSILLTYKEIKNKRKNKFK comes from the exons atgaacaggaaaaaaaatgttatctctaatattattttatatctcAGATACCACTCCCTTGTAGCTAAAGATTTCCTTATTACAGATATGCcaactttaaaaatatacaataaaaaagagaaaaaaaaagtattaaattATCTTATGAGGTTTTTTATGTTCACTTTTTTAGTTTGGATATCACAATGTTTTGATACT TGGGTTTCTTTTAGATCATGTAATcatgaaaatgaattaaaaaacgTACTTAATTTAGGAATTAAAAGATCATTaacagaaaataaaaatatagcaATGCCAGCAGAAGAAGGATCAAAATTCTGTGAACATGTAGTTGTAACAGAAGGAACTTTGGAATCATGGAATGAGCAAAATGCTATAAGGGGAAGTATAGATGCAAAAGAAGGAAATGGAATAGagataaaggaaaaaaatcaaaaagtGAAATTTAATGAAAGAATTTTAGgaatattcaaaaataattttgaacTAATTATATTGTTTGTTGTTTTTATCTTATCAATTTTTTcgtttatattttctataataGATGTTACAactaacatatatatttactttcCGATTGATGAGATGTCTATCTTgtctattttaattttttcaatacTTTTAACTTACAAGGAAATCAAAAATAAACGTAAAAACAAATTTAAGTAA